ACTACTTCGTCTATTCGCTGGCCGACAAGTCCATGCAGCTGGCGGCCAAGGGCGCCCAGACCGGCGAGCTCTCGCCGAACGGGGCGCTCTTCGGGTACGAACTCGGCGGCGACCTGTACGTCCGGGATCTGGCCAGCAACGCCGACAAGCGCCTCACCACCGGGGCCACCGAGACGTTGCACAATGGCCGCTTTGACTGGGTCTACGAGGAAGAGTTCGGGATGGCCCAGGCGTGGAACTGGTCGCCGGACAGCCGGCATCTGGCCTACTGGCAGGTCGACGAGAGCGCCGAGCCGATCATCCAGCTGTCGAACTACGAGGGGGCGCATCCGGAATGGGACAAGCTGCGCATCCCGCAGCCAGGCGACTCCAATCCAAAGGTTCGCATCGGCGTGGTGAATGTCGCCACCGGAAAGCAGGTGTGGCTCGACACCAAGGCCACGGGTGACTTCTACATCCCCCGGATCTACTGGACCAGCGCCCCCGACACGCTGGCGGTGCTTGAGCTGAACCGGAAGCAGAACACCCTCCGGCTCTTCTTCTTCAACGTGAACGATGCAGGCAGCCGGCTGGTGCGGACCTGGACGAGCGACACCTGGCTCGACGTGTACGACTTCTACGCCGGCATCCAGGACATGATGACCTTCCCGGCCGGCAGTCGGGAGTTCTTCTGGATCTCCGACCAGGACGGCTGGCAGCACATCTACCGCTACGACTACTCCGGGAAGCTGATCAACCAGATCACCAGCGGGCCCTACACGGTGACGAGGATCGAGGGCACCGACCCCGCCCGCAAGATGATCTACTACAGCTCCACGGAGGCCTCGCCGCTGCAGCGCCAGCTCTACGCCGTGCGATTTGACGGCAAGGGGAAAAAGCGGCTGACCAAGGCGCCTGGCACCCACGCCATCGACATGGCGCCCAACGCCGGGTACTACATCGATCGCTGGTCGTCCACCACGCAGCCGAGACAGGTCGAGCTGTGGGCCACCGGCGGCAAGTTGCTCAAGCAGCTGGAGGACAACGCGGCCGTCACGACATGGCTGTCGACCAACGCGTATTCCCCCGTGGAACTTTTCCAGTTCACCACTTCCGACGGCCAGGTGCTCGACGGCTCGATGATCAAGCCGCCCGACTTCAACCCGGCCAAGAAGTATCCCGTCATTCTCGCCATCTACGGCAGCCCCGGATCGCAGCAGGTCTATGACCGCTTCGGATCGAACGGGGTGGACCAGTGGCGCGCCCAGCAAGGCTATATCATCGTGGGCCTCAACAACCGGGGCTCCAACAACTACGGCAGCGCCTTCATGAAGCAGGTCTACCGGCACCTCGGGAAGTACGAGGCGATGGATTTTGCGGAGACCGCCCGGTGGTTGTCCAGGCAGTCATATGTGGATGGAAGCCGGATCGCGATCGACGGCACCAGCTATGGCGGATACAGCGTGCTGTACACGATGGCCGCGTACCCGGAGGTATTTGCGTCCGGTATTGCCAACTCGGCGGTCACCGACTGGCGCTTGTACGACACGATTTACACCGAACGGTACATGGACATCCTGCCCGACAACGCCGCGGGTTACGACAGTTCCGCGGTGAACCCCCGGGCCGGGCGCATCAAGGGCAAGCTGCTCGTCATCCATTCGATGATGGACGACAACGTGCATCCCGTGAATACGATGCAGTTCCTGACCGCCGCGACCGACGCCGGCGTGGATGCCGAGCTCCGGATCTACCCGCCGGGGCGCCACGGGGCGGCGTACAACTTCCCCAGCTTCAAGATGATCCAGGAAGTCACCGACCGGTTCCTCGCCCGGACCATCGGCGGCGGGACGACCATGGCCGGGAGCACCCCGTAGGTGCCTTCGAAAGGGGACCGCATGACTGCGTACTCCGAGACGCCTCCAGGTGTGGCCTCGACGCGCAAGCCGACGGACGAGGAAGTCGACGTCTACGGCCTGACACACACGGGCAGTGTCCGGCAGCAGAACCAGGACCACTTCCTGATCGCCTCGCTCAAGCGGCAGGTCCAGATCCACCGGACCAGCCTGCCGGACGGGAGTCGCTGGCCCGCGGCAGAGCGCCTCGCGTTCCTGGCGATGGTGGCTGACGGGGTGGGCGGCAGCTCGCACGGGGAAGAGGCGAGCCGCCTGGCCGTGGAAGCCGTCACCGAATACGTGGCGCAGAGCATGCGAGCCTACTATACCGCGGACGCCGTCGCGGACGACCAGTTCGCGGCCGCCCTTCAGGAGGCGGCCATGCGTACCCACGAGCGCGTGGTCGAGCGCGCCAAGGCCGATCCCGGCGGCCGCAACATGGCCACGACCCTCACGCTCTTTCTCGGCGTCTGGCCGTGGGCGTACCTCCTCCAGCTGGGAGACAGCCGGTGCTATCTCCTGCGGGACGGCGCGCTCACCCAGATCACCCGCGACCAGACCATGGCCCAGGAACTGGTGGACCAGGGGGTGCTGACCCGCGCGGACGCGCCCCGGACCCGATGGGCGCACGTGCTCTCGAGCGCCATCGGCGGCCACCAGACCGCGCCGGTGGTCACGCGCGTGGAGAGCGTCTGGAACCAGGTCTTTCTGCTGTGCAGCGACGGGCTGACGAAGCACGTCTCCG
The DNA window shown above is from Gemmatimonadales bacterium and carries:
- a CDS encoding S9 family peptidase — protein: MRYRTLPLVLLATTLLTATSEAQDKKTFANVTEALQASGAMAGQSGPRSVNWIDGGKRYSYTIRGADGEEIRATDPATGSDTLLFSAKGVTFPDTAAPFRYRSFQFAQDSKHLVFQTRFKQIYRRSGSSDYFVYSLADKSMQLAAKGAQTGELSPNGALFGYELGGDLYVRDLASNADKRLTTGATETLHNGRFDWVYEEEFGMAQAWNWSPDSRHLAYWQVDESAEPIIQLSNYEGAHPEWDKLRIPQPGDSNPKVRIGVVNVATGKQVWLDTKATGDFYIPRIYWTSAPDTLAVLELNRKQNTLRLFFFNVNDAGSRLVRTWTSDTWLDVYDFYAGIQDMMTFPAGSREFFWISDQDGWQHIYRYDYSGKLINQITSGPYTVTRIEGTDPARKMIYYSSTEASPLQRQLYAVRFDGKGKKRLTKAPGTHAIDMAPNAGYYIDRWSSTTQPRQVELWATGGKLLKQLEDNAAVTTWLSTNAYSPVELFQFTTSDGQVLDGSMIKPPDFNPAKKYPVILAIYGSPGSQQVYDRFGSNGVDQWRAQQGYIIVGLNNRGSNNYGSAFMKQVYRHLGKYEAMDFAETARWLSRQSYVDGSRIAIDGTSYGGYSVLYTMAAYPEVFASGIANSAVTDWRLYDTIYTERYMDILPDNAAGYDSSAVNPRAGRIKGKLLVIHSMMDDNVHPVNTMQFLTAATDAGVDAELRIYPPGRHGAAYNFPSFKMIQEVTDRFLARTIGGGTTMAGSTP
- a CDS encoding protein phosphatase 2C domain-containing protein — encoded protein: MTAYSETPPGVASTRKPTDEEVDVYGLTHTGSVRQQNQDHFLIASLKRQVQIHRTSLPDGSRWPAAERLAFLAMVADGVGGSSHGEEASRLAVEAVTEYVAQSMRAYYTADAVADDQFAAALQEAAMRTHERVVERAKADPGGRNMATTLTLFLGVWPWAYLLQLGDSRCYLLRDGALTQITRDQTMAQELVDQGVLTRADAPRTRWAHVLSSAIGGHQTAPVVTRVESVWNQVFLLCSDGLTKHVSDEKIAERLKSMTSSQQVCEQLLADALEDGGSDNISIVVGRAVQAPEAVG